The proteins below come from a single Aegilops tauschii subsp. strangulata cultivar AL8/78 chromosome 6, Aet v6.0, whole genome shotgun sequence genomic window:
- the LOC141025410 gene encoding uncharacterized protein → MTVRDVLYMYSVARQAYERFMSVCGNPEQARNMVALLVWLDQGTISAIHHVPGIDAGAVAIIAEESNAVLECLHYPLHVLPPIPLISTLCMQGGVYIEPGFFAFHQDLVVRGVAHFLEGAGKFVFDDRLNVLLRRSETGLVGNPPELMAPYSPLPMAVPEDCRSMFVTFSKTMPLHREEVFDYFREKWGDCVVRVLMEKTTGGNMPTYGRIIFKTEAIVNLVLNGERLVKISIDHREIWLRKYIPRVTNVDA, encoded by the exons ATGACGGTGCGGGACGTGCTGTACATGTACAGTGTGGCACGGCAGGCGTACGAGCGGTTCATGTCCGTCTGCGGCAACCCGGAGCAGGCCCGAAACATGGTGGCCTTGCTGGTGTGGCTGGACCAGGGCACCATCTCGGCCATCCACCACGTCCCAGGCATTGATGCTGGCGCTGTGGCCATCATCGCGGAGGAGTCCAATGCCGTCCTTGAGTGCCTGCACTACCCGCTGCATGTGCTCCCGCCCATCCCGCTTATCTCCACGCTCTGCATGCAAGGCGGTGTCTACATCGAGCCGGGTTTCTTTGCCTTCCACCAGGACCTCGTCGTCCGCGGCGTCGCCCACTTCCTCGAAGGCGCCGGTAAGTTCGTCTTCGACGACCGCTTGAATGTATTGCTCAGGAGATCTGAGACTGGCCTGGTTGGGAACCCGCCGGAGCTCATGGCTCCCTACAGCCCCCTTCCGATGGCGGTACCGGAGGACTGCCGCTCCATGTTTGTCACCTTTTCCAAGACCATGCCTCTCCATCGTGAAGAGGTCTTTGACTACTTCAGGGA GAAATGGGGTGATTGTGTGGTGAGGGTGCTCATGGAGAAGACGACAGGAGGAAACATGCCCACGTATGGCCGAATCATCTTCAAGACAGAGGCGATCGTGAACCTGGTGCTCAACGGTGAGAGGCTCGTCAAGATCTCTATCGACCACCGTGAGATTTGGCTGCGCAAATACATTCCCAGGGTAACCAACGTCGACGCCTGA